AGTCTCGCCATCCGCCGGTGGGCCGAGGGGTCGGCCGCGGCGACGGGGGCGGGCGCCGTCGCGACGGCGACCCCGGCGAGGGCGCCGCCGGCCGCTCTGAGCACGCTGCGTCGGTTCGGTCGCGTCGCGGGGTCGTTCGAGTCGCCCATCTCCTTTCGACGCTGACGTTCGGTGTTACTGATATATTAGTCCTCGCATCTTCGGTTCGATGACAAAAATTATGCCACGCGTCCGCCTAGCGCGACCATGGCTACCGCTCGTCCCCGATTCGCTTCCGGAATCCCGCCGTCGGTGACGTGGTCGCTGTCCGCGGGCGTCTACGCGTTCGTCTGTGCCACCGCACTGCTAGCGTTTCTGCTCTCCCCCGTAAGCCGCGCGCTGGGGCCGGGGCCGGCCGGCTACCGCGCGGCCGCGATGGCCGCTCCGGTCGCGGTCGTCGGCGCCGTCGTCTGGTGGGCGGTCGTCGAACGACGGGGCGGGCGCGCGTACCCGCTCGGCGCGGCCTCCGGGCTGGCGACGGCGTTTCTCACGGTACTCTTCTGGGTCCTCGTGTACGCGGCCGTCTGGGGAGCGGGGTCGGTCCCGCGGACGGTCGACGTGGTCTCGCTGGCCGGATCGCTGATCGCGTTCGTCCTCGCGGTGACCCTCCCGGCGGGAGTCGTCGCGGGGGTGGCGTTGCTGTACGCCCGGCGACGGCTGGGCGGCGAGTCGTGAGGATCGCTGCCCCGCCTCGCCGACCGATTCGAGTCACCACGCCAGTTCGACCCGGTCGCCGACGTCGACGCCGAACGCCTCGTCGCCGCGACCCCGGTTGACCGCGAGTTCGACGTTGCCGTGGCTGCCGACGGTCACCAGCCGCGTTCCCGGCCGGACGCGGGCGTAGGCCGGTTCGACCGGCGCCCGCTCGCCGTTCACCTCGACCTCGTCCAGTCCCTCCAGCGTCTCGCCGGGGACGTTGGTGACGGTGTTGCCGAAGCCGTCGACGACCAGTACCTCGCCCTCGGCGCCGCCCGCTCGACTCCTCGACTCCGGAAACTGGAGGTCGTCGTACTCCTCGGCGGGAGTCGCGCGGTCGAGCGCTTCGAACCCGTCGACGCCGGCCTCGTGGACGGCCGCGGCGGCGGGCGCGAAGACGTCCCTGCCGTGGAAGGTGGCGCTGTCGGGGTCCTCGTAGGCCCACTCGTAGACCTCGATGTCCGCGTCCCCGGCGAGTTCGCGGGCCGCGGGCAGGAGGACGCCGTTGTCCGGGCCGACGAGCAGGTGCTCGCCCGCGCGGACGACGAGCGCGTTCCGGTCGGTGCCGACGCCGGGGTCGACGACGACGAGGTGGACCGCCGGCGGGAAGTACGGCAGTACCTCCCGGAGCCAGAACGCCGCCGCACGGACGTCCTGCCGGGGGAAGTCGTGGGCGACGTCGACGAGGCGGGCGTCGGTTCGGCCGAGGATCACTCCCTTCATCGCCGCGGGGTACGGCGAGCCGAAGTCCGACGAGAGCGTGATCATAGACGAGAGGAGACGCCAGACCCTCAAAGGCGGTGCGGATCGCGACCCGGGTCCGTCACGCCCCGTTCGAGTCCGAGTCGCTGACCATCTGGATGCGTTCGATGCCGCCGATCTCCTCGACGACCTCGACGACCGCGTCCGGGACGAGGCTCCGCCAGTCGCCGTTGTCGATCATCCGCTCGCGCACCTCGGTTCCCTCCAGTACCTCCCGGTTGAACATCGGGGATTGGCGGATCTCGACGCCGGCCTCGTGGAAGAGCTGGATGACCAGCGGGTTGTTCGAGTAGGCGACGTCGAAGTCGGGGCTCATGCTCTGGACGTGGCTCACCCAGACGGAGTTGCGTTCGAGGTCCTCGATGGGGACGGCGTAGGTGACGAGGTCGTAGTCGACCAGCGACTTCGTGATCATCATGATGCGCTCGCCCGCGGTAAACGGGTTGCGGACGGTGTGTGAGTCGCCGGCGCTGCCGATCCCGAGGACGAGTTCGTCGACGTCCTCGGCGATGCGCTCGACCATGTTGTGGTGGCCGTTGTGGTAGGGCTGGAACCGGCCGATGTAGAACCCCCGGGTCATACTCGAAGCGTCGGGGTTCCCCGCCTTAAGCGTGGCGAGGTCGCCCGGACGGAACCGGCGAAATCTGCGGTTTCGCGCCCCCTGTGCGCCGTACAGCCACCGCGTGAAGGGAGAAAGTATATCAGTGGCAGTCCCTTCGGAACAGGTACCGAACGGAGTTCTATGAGCAACGATACGAACGCTGACGACCCTCCCGAGGACGTCACCACGGAGGGGGATCCCGAGGAGGAACCCTCGGCGGGTGACCCTTCCGACGGGCAGGGCACGCACTGGTCCGCGATCGAGGACGACGCCGAGAGCGACGGCGTCGAGGACCTCGGCCGTGACGCCGGTGACGACGAGTCGGCCGACGACGGGATCGGCGACACCGTCGAGGACCTCGGCAGCAACGTCGAGGTCGACCCGGGCGTCGAAATCGACGAGGAAGCCGAGGACGACCTCCTCGGCGGCTTGCAGATCGACTCGACCGCCGACATCGAAGTCCCCGACCGGCTCGTCGATCAGGTGATCGGCCAGGACGAGGCCCGCGACATCATCATCAAGGCGGCCAAGCAGCGCCGACACGTGATGATGATCGGCTCGCCCGGGACGGGCAAGTCGATGCTGGCGAAGGCGATGAGCCAGCTCCTCCCGAAAGAGGACCTCCAGGACGTCCTCGTCTACCACAACCCGGACGACGGCAACGAGCCGAAGGTCCGAACCGTCCCCGCGGGGAAAGGCGAACAGATCATCGAGGCCCA
The Salinilacihabitans rarus DNA segment above includes these coding regions:
- a CDS encoding SAM hydrolase/SAM-dependent halogenase family protein, with the protein product MITLSSDFGSPYPAAMKGVILGRTDARLVDVAHDFPRQDVRAAAFWLREVLPYFPPAVHLVVVDPGVGTDRNALVVRAGEHLLVGPDNGVLLPAARELAGDADIEVYEWAYEDPDSATFHGRDVFAPAAAAVHEAGVDGFEALDRATPAEEYDDLQFPESRSRAGGAEGEVLVVDGFGNTVTNVPGETLEGLDEVEVNGERAPVEPAYARVRPGTRLVTVGSHGNVELAVNRGRGDEAFGVDVGDRVELAW
- a CDS encoding nicotinamide-nucleotide adenylyltransferase, giving the protein MTRGFYIGRFQPYHNGHHNMVERIAEDVDELVLGIGSAGDSHTVRNPFTAGERIMMITKSLVDYDLVTYAVPIEDLERNSVWVSHVQSMSPDFDVAYSNNPLVIQLFHEAGVEIRQSPMFNREVLEGTEVRERMIDNGDWRSLVPDAVVEVVEEIGGIERIQMVSDSDSNGA